The following DNA comes from Ignavibacteriales bacterium.
ATACCGCGGGTCACGAAGACTTCGGGGTCGGTTGGATTCAGCTGAAGAGCCTTGTCGTAGCAGGTCAGCGCCTCCTCAGAGCGGTAAAGGTTGTTCAAAATCATCCCTTTACGCTGCCAGGCGTCGCTGCTGAAAGGCTCAAAGGAGAGTAAACGGTCAACGAAATGCAGGGCCTCTTCGAACTGGCCATGTTCGAAGTAGAATTGGATGATTTCCTCGAGGGCCTCGGTGTTGTTGATGTCCTTTTCGCCGTTTTTCAGCTGCTCACGGAAACGGCGAAGATCATCATCCGAACGGTCGTTGGGCCGAGGAAGATGCTCATCGTCATCAAAATTGTCGAGCCCTGCCATCGCGGGAGCGCCTCCAGCCTATTCTTGCCAATTAGAAATGAAATCCTTGGATCAATTAAGCGAAAATTGGAGTGGCAGTCAAGGAGTGCACAATGAATGCGCTTGGCGTTTTAGCGAACTCAAGCCTAGAGAGCTTTTTCCGATTGATTTTCGTACGTTCTTGGGGTATATTTAGCTCCTCAAAAGTGGTAAAATGCTAACGGAGAACGCAGAAATTGTGAGGAATCGCATACGGGAAGTCTGTTCCCGCTGCGGACGCAAACCCGAAGACGTTCTCCTTCTGGCAGTCTCCAAGACGTTTGGAATCGACCGCATCAGCGAGGCAATCAATGCGGGTCTTTTCGATTTCGGCGAGAATTACGCTCAGGAATTTGTGGAAAAATGCTCGCAGGTCAATGATGAGCGCGTCCGGTGGCATTTCATAGGCCACCTTCAAAGCAACAAAGTCAAATACATAGCCGACCACG
Coding sequences within:
- a CDS encoding tetratricopeptide repeat protein, which encodes MAGLDNFDDDEHLPRPNDRSDDDLRRFREQLKNGEKDINNTEALEEIIQFYFEHGQFEEALHFVDRLLSFEPFSSDAWQRKGMILNNLYRSEEALTCYDKALQLNPTDPEVFVTRG